A stretch of Crossiella cryophila DNA encodes these proteins:
- a CDS encoding FAD-dependent oxidoreductase, whose translation MLQHSAILGGGMGGMLAAFALAPHAEAVTVVEQDAFAGEPVPRRGAPQARHTHALVSGGARAMEALVPGVLAELAAAGAQHINLPGRYLGLASRGWFPRYAGRQFILGCSRELLESTLRGRLRELPNVTVLGRTEVVGLQGSPAGITGVRTGSAPLTAELVVDATGRRSRAPRWLTELGFPPVRESIVDPGIFYATRVFRAPVDAGPEFPAVTLQSSPRREPGVRRNGTLLPIEDGLWMITLSGGPGSRPGTDAEGFRAFAALLPHPVLAELIEAATPVGTPFGFRADANRRRHFERLRPCPNGFVALGDAYATFNPVYGHGMSAAALSALALRTEFERRRKPGTLRLQRAVAGAAANAWDMATGQDARYPGTAGPGPGRFDGIIDRLGDWISASSGRSRLVTDIRADIFALTAPPSRMRSPRVLWQAVRGGDNGPALPDPPFTAAERRVLGVRPR comes from the coding sequence GTGCTGCAGCACTCCGCGATTCTCGGCGGCGGGATGGGTGGGATGCTGGCCGCGTTCGCCCTCGCACCGCATGCCGAGGCAGTCACCGTAGTCGAGCAGGACGCCTTCGCCGGGGAGCCGGTGCCGCGCCGGGGCGCGCCGCAGGCCAGGCACACGCACGCACTGGTCTCCGGTGGGGCCAGGGCGATGGAGGCGCTGGTGCCCGGGGTGCTGGCGGAGCTGGCCGCGGCCGGGGCACAGCACATCAACCTGCCGGGGCGCTATCTCGGACTGGCCTCGCGGGGCTGGTTCCCGCGTTACGCCGGGCGGCAGTTCATCCTCGGGTGCAGCCGGGAACTGCTGGAGTCCACGTTGCGCGGGCGGTTGCGCGAGCTGCCCAACGTGACCGTGCTGGGCCGGACCGAAGTTGTTGGCCTGCAAGGGAGTCCGGCCGGGATCACCGGGGTGCGCACCGGGTCGGCGCCGTTGACCGCGGAGCTGGTGGTGGATGCCACCGGGCGCCGCTCCCGCGCGCCGCGCTGGCTGACCGAGCTGGGCTTCCCGCCGGTACGTGAGTCCATTGTGGACCCCGGGATCTTCTACGCCACCAGGGTGTTCCGGGCGCCGGTGGACGCAGGCCCGGAGTTCCCCGCGGTCACCCTGCAGTCGAGTCCGCGGCGGGAACCCGGGGTGCGGCGCAACGGGACGCTGCTGCCGATCGAGGACGGGCTGTGGATGATCACCCTCTCCGGCGGGCCGGGCAGCAGGCCGGGCACGGACGCCGAGGGATTCCGGGCCTTCGCCGCGCTGCTGCCGCATCCGGTGCTGGCCGAGCTGATCGAGGCGGCCACCCCGGTCGGCACGCCATTCGGGTTCCGCGCCGACGCCAACCGGCGGCGGCACTTCGAGCGGCTTCGCCCGTGCCCCAACGGTTTTGTCGCCCTCGGCGACGCGTACGCCACCTTCAACCCGGTGTACGGGCACGGCATGTCCGCCGCCGCGCTGTCCGCACTCGCCCTGCGCACCGAGTTCGAGCGCCGCCGCAAGCCGGGAACCCTTCGCCTGCAACGCGCCGTGGCCGGGGCGGCGGCGAACGCCTGGGACATGGCCACCGGTCAGGACGCCCGCTACCCGGGCACCGCCGGTCCGGGTCCCGGCCGCTTCGACGGGATCATCGACCGGCTCGGCGACTGGATCTCGGCCAGCAGCGGCCGCAGCAGGCTGGTCACCGACATCCGGGCCGACATCTTCGCGCTCACCGCCCCGCCCAGCCGGATGCGCAGTCCCCGGGTGCTCTGGCAGGCCGTGCGCGGCGGTGACAACGGCCCCGCCCTGCCGGACCCGCCGTTCACCGCGGCCGAACGGCGGGTGCTGGGCGTCCGGCCGCGGTGA
- a CDS encoding serine hydrolase domain-containing protein, producing the protein MTEVHGTVAAGYEQVRAAFTAAQAHDPGGAQLAVYRHGEPVVDLWATPFEADTIGVTMSCSKGLVATMAHLLSERGQLDLAAPVARYWPEFAANGKEQVTVTHLLTHQAGLPGFPPERLGAIEDLLDWRHCTGMLAGAAPLWTPGTAFAYHAATYGYLLGEVIRRITGLTVGQYFAKEIAEPLGLDLWIGLPESQEHRVIPQYSTAAEPSAAELRAGMAAFGIDPDAPLAHTMLVNAERGAGANELLNSRAGHAAEIPAGNGIGTARALARMYAATIGEVDGIRLLQRETVDRARTPHTDGLGQPAPFDRLPQPHPLRFGLGYELTRTGSPMLGAGSFGHAGAGGRLGFAHPESGLAVGYTCANMAWRYAEGPEARWLPWLAALAH; encoded by the coding sequence ATGACCGAGGTGCACGGGACCGTCGCCGCGGGCTACGAGCAGGTCAGGGCCGCGTTCACGGCGGCTCAGGCGCACGACCCCGGTGGCGCGCAACTGGCCGTGTACCGGCATGGCGAGCCGGTGGTGGACCTGTGGGCGACGCCGTTCGAGGCGGACACGATCGGCGTCACCATGTCCTGTTCCAAGGGCCTGGTCGCCACCATGGCGCACCTGCTGAGCGAACGCGGTCAGCTCGACCTGGCCGCCCCGGTGGCCCGGTACTGGCCGGAGTTCGCGGCCAACGGCAAGGAGCAGGTCACCGTCACCCACCTGCTCACCCACCAGGCCGGGCTGCCCGGGTTCCCGCCGGAGCGGCTGGGCGCGATCGAGGACCTCCTCGACTGGCGGCACTGCACCGGCATGCTCGCCGGGGCCGCCCCGCTCTGGACCCCCGGCACCGCCTTCGCCTACCACGCCGCGACCTACGGCTACCTGCTCGGCGAGGTCATCCGCCGGATCACCGGACTGACCGTCGGTCAGTACTTCGCCAAGGAGATCGCCGAACCGCTCGGGCTGGACCTGTGGATCGGCCTGCCGGAAAGCCAGGAACACCGGGTCATCCCCCAGTACAGCACCGCCGCCGAGCCCAGTGCCGCCGAACTGCGCGCGGGCATGGCCGCCTTCGGCATCGACCCGGACGCACCGCTGGCGCACACCATGCTGGTCAACGCCGAACGCGGCGCCGGGGCCAACGAGTTGCTGAACTCCCGCGCCGGGCACGCCGCGGAGATCCCGGCTGGCAACGGCATCGGCACCGCCCGCGCGCTGGCCAGGATGTACGCGGCCACCATCGGCGAGGTGGACGGAATCCGTTTGTTGCAGCGGGAAACCGTGGACCGGGCCCGCACCCCGCACACCGACGGGCTGGGTCAGCCCGCCCCGTTCGACCGCCTGCCACAGCCGCACCCGCTGCGCTTCGGCCTGGGCTACGAACTCACCCGCACCGGCTCCCCCATGCTCGGGGCGGGCTCCTTCGGGCACGCGGGCGCGGGCGGACGGCTGGGCTTCGCACATCCGGAGAGCGGGCTGGCGGTCGGTTACACCTGCGCCAACATGGCCTGGCGGTACGCCGAGGGCCCGGAAGCCCGCTGGCTGCCCTGGCTGGCCGCACTCGCGCACTGA